The following proteins are encoded in a genomic region of Xenopus laevis strain J_2021 chromosome 3L, Xenopus_laevis_v10.1, whole genome shotgun sequence:
- the trmt1.L gene encoding tRNA methyltransferase 1 L homeolog isoform X1, which produces MEISGETIIHEGKASVIFPSTNQVFYNPVQEFNRDLTCAVITEFARLHLQQKGIKIVVPGEREEQKLVVNLSEAGEDNMNSSTENNSAPTSAENNSAPTSAENNSAPTTASVGEPCPEGLRVLEGLAASGLRSIRFACEVPGLHSVVANDFSASAVELIKRNIQHNDVGNLVTASYSDARMVMYNRMGARDRFDVIDLDPYGSPSMFLDAAVQSVSEGGLLCITCTDMAVLAGNSGETCYSKYGAMSIKSKYCHEMALRILLHSLDLRANCYQRYIVPLLCVSADFYIRVFVRVFTGQAKVKMCASKQALVYNCVGCGTYHLQRMGKATSHGNNMKYSPATGPPVTLNCEFCQQRQQLGGPIWAESLHDKDFVERILSALERNNSKRFKTAERIQGVLSMVTEELSDVPLYYTLDNLSSVIRCNTPSLLQFRSALLHAGHRVSLSHACKNALKTDAPPSVIWDIMRCWEKQNPVKRERLSETCPAFHILTKEPRIEANFDIRQDANPKSRKLGLKRFQENPEANWGPKARAKAGGGLSTALEDKRKKYQNKRKKDESQLKSFPSKKFKKGSCELGDNCCYSHTLSDETQEESPTTHDGAPS; this is translated from the exons ATGGAGATTTCCGGAGAAACCATTATACATGAGGGAAAAGCCAGTGTCATCTTCCCCAGCACTAACCAAGTCTTCTATAATCCAGTGCAGGAGTTCAACAGAGACCTGAC ATGTGCTGTGATCACAGAATTTGCTCGTCTGCATCTCCAGCAGAAAGGGATTAAGA TTGTGGTGCCTGGTGAGAGGGAGGAGCAGAAGCTGGTGGTGAACCTCTCGGAGGCAGGAGAGGACAACATGAACTCCAGTACAGAGAATAACTCCGCCCCCACATCTGCAGAGAATAACTCCGCCCCCACATCTGCAGAGAATAACTCCGCCCCCACCACTGCAAGTGTAGGGGAGCCCTGCCCT GAAGGTCTGCGTGTTTTAGAGGGTCTGGCTGCCTCCGGCTTGCGTTCCATTCGATTCGCCTGCGAAGTGCCCGGCCTACACAGCGTCGTTGCAAATGACTTTTCCGCCAGCGCAGTGGAGCTTATCAAACGGAATATACAGCACAACGACGTGGGGAACCTGGTGACCGCCAGCTACAGTGATGCCCG GATGGTGATGTACAACAGGATGGGGGCACGAGATCGCTTTGACGTCATAGATTTGGATCCCTACGGGAGTCCGTCCATGTTCCTAGACGCCGCTGTGCAGAGCGTGAGCGAAGGAG GACTGCTGTGTATCACATGCACCGACATGGCGGTTCTGGCAGGAAACAGCGGCGAAACGTGTTACAGCAAATACGGTGCAATGTCAATTAAATCAAAGTACTGCCACGAGATG GCTCTCCGCATCCTCCTGCACAGCCTGGACCTGCGTGCGAACTGTTACCAGCGATACATCGTTCCTCTGCTCTGCGTCTCTGCCGACTTTTATATTCGGGTTTTTGTCCGTGTGTTCACTGGACAGGCCAAAGTGAAGATGTGCGCTAG tAAGCAGGCTCTGGTATACAACTGCGTTGGGTGTGGGACATACCATCTGCAGCGAATGGGGAAAGCCACCAGCCATGGAAACAA CATGAAATACTCACCTGCAACTGGCCCTCCTGTGACTCTGAACTGTGAATTCTGCCAGCAAAGGCAACAG CTCGGGGGACCAATTTGGGCTGAGTCTCTCCATGATAAAGATTTTGTTGAGCGCATTTTATCTGCTTTAGAGCGAAATAATTCAAAGAGATTTAAGACTGCAGAGAGAATTCAGGGAGTGCTGAGTATGGTGACAGAG GAGCTGAGTGATGTGCCGTTATATTATACCCTGGACAACCTGAGCAGTGTCATTCGCTGTAACACCCCCTCGCTGCTGCAGTTCCG CTCTGCTCTGCTCCACGCAGGACACAGGGTCTCTCTGTCACACGCCTGCAAGAACGCACTGAAAACCGATGCTCCGCCCTCTGTCATTTGGGACATTATGCGCTGTTGG GAGAAACAGAACCCAGTCAAGAGAGAGAGGTTGTCTGAGACCTGCCCAGCATTTCACATCCTGACTAAGGAGCCAAG GATTGAGGCCAACTTTGATATTCGACAGGACGCCAACCCTAAATCTCGTAAACTGGGTTTAAAAAGGTTCCAGGAAAACCCAGAGGCAAACTGGGGCCCCAAAGCAAGAGCCAAAGCCGG GGGTGGGCTTTCTACTGCTCTAGAGGACAAAAGAAAGAAGTACCAGAACAAGAGGAAGAAAGACGAGAGCCAACTTAAAAGCTTTCCCAGCAAGAAATTTAAGAAG GGTTCCTGCGAGTTAGGGGACAACTGCTGTTACTCCCACACCTTGTCGGATGAAACACAGGAAGAATCTCCCACAACCCACGATGGAGCCCCTTCCTAA
- the trmt1.L gene encoding tRNA methyltransferase 1 L homeolog (The RefSeq protein has 6 substitutions compared to this genomic sequence) — MEISGETIIHEGKASVIFPSTNQVFYNPVQEFNRDLTCAVITEFARLHLQQKGIKIVVPGEREEQKLVVNLSEAGEDNMNSSTENNSAPTSAENNSAPTSAENNSAPTTASVGEPCPEGLRILEGLAASGLRSIRFACEVPGLNSVVANDFSASAVELIKRNIQHNNVGNLVTASYSDARMVMYNRMGARDRFDVIDLDPYGSPSMFLDAAVQSVSEGGLLCITCTDMAVLAGNSGETCYSKYGAMSIKSKYCHEMALRILLHSLDLRANCYQRYIVPLLCVSADFYIRVFVRVFTGQAKVKMCASKQALVYNCVGCGTYHLQRMGKATSHGNNMKYSPATGPPVTLNCEFCQQRQQLGGPIWAESLHDKDFVERILSALDRNNSKRFKTAERIQGVLSMVTEELSDVPLYYTLDNLSSVIRCNTPSLLQFRSALLHAGHRVSLSHACKNALKTDAPPSVIWDIMRCWEKQNPVKRERLSETCPAFHILSKEPRIEANFDIRQDANPKSRKLGLKRFQENPEANWGPKARAKAGGGLSTALEDKRKKYQNKRKKDESQLKSFPCKKFKKGSCELGDNCCYSHTLSDETQEESPTTHDGAPS; from the exons ATGGAGATTTCCGGAGAAACCATTATACATGAGGGAAAAGCCAGTGTCATCTTCCCCAGCACTAACCAAGTCTTCTATAATCCAGTGCAGGAGTTCAACAGAGACCTGAC ATGTGCTGTGATCACAGAATTTGCTCGTCTGCATCTCCAGCAGAAAGGGATTAAGA TTGTGGTGCCTGGTGAGAGGGAGGAGCAGAAGCTGGTGGTGAACCTCTCGGAGGCAGGAGAGGACAACATGAACTCCAGTACAGAGAATAACTCCGCCCCCACATCTGCAGAGAATAACTCCGCCCCCACATCTGCAGAGAATAACTCCGCCCCCACCACTGCAAGTGTAGGGGAGCCCTGCCCT GAAGGTCTGCGTGTTTTAGAGGGTCTGGCTGCCTCCGGCTTGCGTTCCATTCGATTCGCCTGCGAAGTGCCCGGCCTACACAGCGTCGTTGCAAATGACTTTTCCGCCAGCGCAGTGGAGCTTATCAAACGGAATATACAGCACAACGACGTGGGGAACCTGGTGACCGCCAGCTACAGTGATGCCCG GATGGTGATGTACAACAGGATGGGGGCACGAGATCGCTTTGACGTCATAGATTTGGATCCCTACGGGAGTCCGTCCATGTTCCTAGACGCCGCTGTGCAGAGCGTGAGCGAAGGAG GACTGCTGTGTATCACATGCACCGACATGGCGGTTCTGGCAGGAAACAGCGGCGAAACGTGTTACAGCAAATACGGTGCAATGTCAATTAAATCAAAGTACTGCCACGAGATG GCTCTCCGCATCCTCCTGCACAGCCTGGACCTGCGTGCGAACTGTTACCAGCGATACATCGTTCCTCTGCTCTGCGTCTCTGCCGACTTTTATATTCGGGTTTTTGTCCGTGTGTTCACTGGACAGGCCAAAGTGAAGATGTGCGCTAG tAAGCAGGCTCTGGTATACAACTGCGTTGGGTGTGGGACATACCATCTGCAGCGAATGGGGAAAGCCACCAGCCATGGAAACAA CATGAAATACTCACCTGCAACTGGCCCTCCTGTGACTCTGAACTGTGAATTCTGCCAGCAAAGGCAACAG CTCGGGGGACCAATTTGGGCTGAGTCTCTCCATGATAAAGATTTTGTTGAGCGCATTTTATCTGCTTTAGAGCGAAATAATTCAAAGAGATTTAAGACTGCAGAGAGAATTCAGGGAGTGCTGAGTATGGTGACAGAG GAGCTGAGTGATGTGCCGTTATATTATACCCTGGACAACCTGAGCAGTGTCATTCGCTGTAACACCCCCTCGCTGCTGCAGTTCCG CTCTGCTCTGCTCCACGCAGGACACAGGGTCTCTCTGTCACACGCCTGCAAGAACGCACTGAAAACCGATGCTCCGCCCTCTGTCATTTGGGACATTATGCGCTGTTGG GAGAAACAGAACCCAGTCAAGAGAGAGAGGTTGTCTGAGACCTGCCCAGCATTTCACATCCTGACTAAGGAGCCAAG GATTGAGGCCAACTTTGATATTCGACAGGACGCCAACCCTAAATCTCGTAAACTGGGTTTAAAAAGGTTCCAGGAAAACCCAGAGGCAAACTGGGGCCCCAAAGCAAGAGCCAAAGCCGG GGGTGGGCTTTCTACTGCTCTAGAGGACAAAAGAAAGAAGTACCAGAACAAGAGGAAGAAAGACGAGAGCCAACTTAAAAGCTTTCCCAGCAAGAAATTTAAGAAG GGTTCCTGCGAGTTAGGGGACAACTGCTGTTACTCCCACACCTTGTCGGATGAAACACAGGAAGAATCTCCCACAACCCACGATGGAGCCCCTTCCTAA